GGAACATGCAAAGAAGCAACATCGATATGTTCACTATGAGAAACCATACGCGTAAATAGAGGTGTAATAAAATGATTATCCATATTCTCTTCCTTTATAGATAGAATTGTCATATCCAAGTAATACGTTAATTATAAAGGATTTCGCAACCGAATGAAATTAACACAAAAAAGAGATTACCTTATAATCTTAAGGCAACCTCTTTTTTAGAATATAACGGATGATTAAAGCAGTAATTATTTTTGCTTTAACCACTCGTTGGTAGCTTTATTTTCCTAAGTTTTTTTAAGTAGTAGTGATAGTATTCGTCGTTTGTATCGGTAAGTACCATTTTTCTTTCACAGCACTCACAAATAAAGTGTTCAAATAAATGAATGCCTGATGTTTTTTTCTCTTCACAAACTAAACAAGTTTCTCCAATTTCGGCGACATGGTTATTAATCGTATCCATCATCCTTCACCCCCAGTACCAGTAATCGCCAAATAAAACTTAAAATATACTTTTTTAAAAATTTTCTTTCATTTCGCTTTAATTACTTGGGTTATTGGAAGGCATTTGTCTATTCCTTAAACTATATGTAGTTCCTAGCTCAACTGTGTCT
This portion of the Bacillus sp. FJAT-45350 genome encodes:
- a CDS encoding sigma factor G inhibitor Gin, which translates into the protein MMDTINNHVAEIGETCLVCEEKKTSGIHLFEHFICECCERKMVLTDTNDEYYHYYLKKLRKIKLPTSG